In a single window of the Pseudodesulfovibrio profundus genome:
- a CDS encoding HD domain-containing phosphohydrolase: MINVSLLDLVVGVSGALDYVSQTVTGHHRRVAVSCIPMAREIGIDSCSYTDLLIAALLHDIGAFSLDLDLNALDFDADLTEHSVAGYRLLKGHPALLRAAQIIRNHHTPWHELQTRHEEADSEMLLLSNIVNLMDRVDILSKVGARAFTRDKIRDIIGNYSPLFYNEQAIEAFMDVSASPAFWESVRDETIQMREMADGLFNDRHIPEEQLIDFSRLFSYVIDFRSRHTATHSQGVAETATQLAKLAGMDEAETLRMRLAGNLHDIGKIALPLSLLDKPGKLKPIEFNHVQHHVQVGEQILKSISGLGEISDWACQHHERLNGKGYPYGLKEEALSLGSRIMAVADVYTAITEDRPYREGMTPEEARSVMTSLSKSRSLDSDIVGLLLDNFDELNAVRTIAQAKALRDFKMFRNASQDILT; the protein is encoded by the coding sequence ATGATTAATGTCTCTTTGCTCGACCTTGTCGTCGGCGTGTCCGGGGCTCTGGATTACGTTAGCCAGACGGTTACAGGTCATCACAGGCGCGTGGCGGTTTCCTGCATTCCCATGGCGCGGGAAATAGGTATCGACAGTTGCAGTTACACCGATCTGTTGATCGCTGCACTCCTTCATGACATAGGTGCATTCTCCCTGGACCTCGATCTCAACGCACTCGATTTTGATGCTGACCTCACAGAACACTCTGTTGCCGGGTACCGACTCCTGAAAGGACACCCGGCCCTGCTTCGAGCTGCGCAGATCATCCGCAACCACCACACTCCCTGGCATGAGCTGCAAACCCGTCATGAGGAAGCGGATTCGGAGATGTTGCTTCTGTCCAATATCGTCAACCTCATGGACCGTGTTGATATCCTCTCCAAGGTAGGCGCCAGAGCATTCACCCGAGACAAAATCAGGGACATCATCGGCAATTACTCCCCTCTTTTCTATAACGAACAGGCCATCGAAGCCTTTATGGATGTTTCGGCCTCCCCTGCCTTCTGGGAAAGCGTTCGGGACGAGACCATCCAGATGCGTGAAATGGCCGACGGGCTCTTCAATGACCGTCACATCCCCGAAGAACAGTTGATCGATTTTTCGCGTCTATTCTCCTATGTCATTGATTTCCGGAGCCGCCACACGGCCACCCACTCTCAGGGAGTAGCCGAAACCGCGACCCAACTGGCGAAGCTGGCCGGAATGGATGAAGCTGAAACACTGCGAATGCGACTTGCCGGGAACCTGCATGATATAGGGAAAATTGCGCTTCCCCTCTCTCTACTCGACAAGCCGGGCAAACTGAAGCCCATTGAATTCAACCATGTTCAACATCACGTCCAGGTGGGAGAACAGATCCTCAAGTCCATCTCAGGCCTGGGGGAAATATCGGACTGGGCATGTCAGCACCACGAACGACTCAATGGCAAAGGGTATCCCTATGGACTGAAGGAAGAGGCGCTAAGCCTCGGAAGCCGCATCATGGCTGTGGCCGATGTATACACAGCCATTACCGAAGATCGGCCATACAGAGAGGGAATGACACCGGAGGAAGCACGTTCAGTCATGACCTCGTTGTCCAAGTCCAGATCATTGGACAGTGATATCGTCGGCCTGCTTTTGGACAATTTTGACGAACTGAATGCGGTACGCACCATTGCACAGGCCAAAGCTCTTCGTGATTTCAAAATGTTCAGGAACGCATCCCAGGACATTCTTACTTGA
- a CDS encoding IS5 family transposase: protein MLLFLHPKEEGMAIRQKGPRLGDYFLGHRRTKTTFLDEINELIDWQPINAFLCKKIRRKANAVGNPAYPPLAMFKILLLQRWYNLSDPGVEQALLDRLSFVRFTGFSIEDDVPDETTICRFRNGLIRLKVLDSLLDMLNRQLEGQGLLVREGAVVDASVVESQRRPRKVIDVMPEDRSEDAEEQDGPVDCRVSYSDDEEAAWLRKRNRAYYGYKLHAATDSRDGFLLCGHITPANHSDTGEFERLVNGVGLDPGARVYADKGYCSGKNRDILFDRDLEDGTMDKTPRGGRLTDFEKTRNRDISSIRQIVERAFGTLKRGYAFFRSRYVGREKVEGEFHILAMAFNLKKAVRLARA, encoded by the coding sequence ATGCTATTATTTCTCCATCCAAAGGAGGAAGGCATGGCTATTCGGCAGAAAGGACCTCGGTTGGGTGATTACTTCCTGGGGCACCGCAGAACCAAGACCACATTTCTGGATGAGATCAACGAACTCATCGACTGGCAGCCCATCAACGCCTTTCTGTGCAAGAAGATCAGGCGCAAGGCCAACGCCGTGGGCAATCCCGCCTATCCGCCTCTGGCGATGTTCAAGATTCTGCTCTTGCAGCGTTGGTACAACCTGAGTGATCCGGGCGTGGAGCAGGCGCTGCTCGACCGGCTCTCCTTTGTCAGATTTACCGGTTTTTCCATCGAGGACGACGTGCCGGACGAGACCACCATATGCCGTTTCCGTAACGGTTTGATCCGCCTGAAGGTGCTGGACTCCTTGCTCGACATGCTTAACCGCCAGCTTGAAGGACAAGGGCTTCTTGTCCGTGAGGGAGCCGTGGTGGACGCCTCGGTAGTCGAGTCGCAGCGGCGGCCGCGCAAGGTTATCGACGTGATGCCTGAGGACCGTTCCGAGGACGCCGAAGAACAGGATGGGCCGGTGGACTGCCGGGTCAGCTATTCGGATGACGAGGAGGCGGCCTGGCTCCGCAAGAGAAATCGGGCCTATTACGGCTACAAGCTCCATGCCGCGACGGACAGTCGAGACGGGTTTCTGCTCTGTGGTCACATCACTCCCGCGAACCATTCGGACACGGGCGAATTCGAGCGGCTCGTGAATGGCGTCGGCCTTGATCCCGGCGCACGGGTTTATGCGGACAAGGGCTATTGCAGCGGGAAGAACCGGGACATTCTGTTTGATCGCGATTTGGAGGACGGAACCATGGACAAGACGCCTCGTGGCGGCAGGCTGACAGACTTCGAAAAGACCCGCAACCGTGACATCAGCAGCATTCGGCAAATAGTCGAGCGGGCCTTCGGCACACTCAAACGTGGCTACGCATTCTTTCGGTCCCGATACGTGGGTCGTGAGAAGGTGGAGGGAGAGTTCCACATCCTCGCCATGGCGTTCAATTTGAAAAAAGCTGTTCGACTGGCGCGAGCCTGA
- the glnD gene encoding [protein-PII] uridylyltransferase, whose amino-acid sequence MTQTNIKPAESMPNEQYLPPSAKRLKEARHSLWERARQVATAGFPWEYSHVVDRYFEERILETGAPNFTFALVAVGGYGRGKLCPGSDIDILLLFKRRIPAAAEQFVKDLLFPLWDLNLDLGHSVRTIGDCLSLAKKDFQVLASLLDARPLAGDAEVIETFREAFDRKVLQKKGRVFAASLREHNLMRARKYGDSTGLLEPELKNGLGGLRDGQQVFWLTRVMDSMGLPPVFLPEELSRLREDQAFVNRARTALHLSAKRKTDRLYFDLQPPTARMMGFAPQQATPDATGRSVEFFLSRLHQSMTHIKSMRETLFQEGFPQPLNTPPAITATNAKATASGISFKDHERVTATDVLDAFYDSAVTGLPLTWQARRLIRDNPGRFARQLIDRRETLDRLVNIFLCPQAGVACAGLLETRLLPAIFPEFSDVEHLIQFNDYHVHPVGRHTMETIRTLSEFINSGERWSAQMVSGLRRLDIPILGAFFHDLGKGESDHSRTGATIALETLQRYGLSKADAREVAFLVEHHLLLPEYATRRDLTDERVPTEVAELVVSRERLDMLYLLSVADSMATGPRAWNNWTRSLFTELYNKVRRLLEYGPLSKPEAARQLTTAREKVLALSKDLNPDFVKGALDAMPPRIFLAMDHTSIATHLPLVQRLWEAVAQDRIRKPSRIAGKGVNLIEARPAKVKGTYQLTIAALDQPGLFVTIAGALTLHGLNILAADLFTWKDGTAVDVFTVGEPPENLFADEVWARVSRSINYALVGKLDIASRLEDRRKSPLTKGRKGPKMAPIVKVDNDSSDFYSIIEIAATDKIGFLFDMARVLTKHGVSIHLAKITTIRGRAADIFHVRDTHGGKIVEEKRIEQITNDLLQAL is encoded by the coding sequence ATGACACAAACCAATATCAAACCTGCCGAATCTATGCCCAACGAACAGTACCTACCCCCATCTGCAAAACGGCTGAAAGAAGCGCGGCACTCGTTGTGGGAACGAGCACGGCAGGTGGCGACAGCTGGATTTCCTTGGGAATACTCACATGTTGTGGACCGCTACTTTGAAGAACGTATCCTTGAAACGGGCGCACCGAACTTCACCTTCGCTCTTGTCGCAGTGGGGGGATACGGCCGCGGCAAACTCTGCCCGGGATCAGACATCGACATTCTGCTCCTCTTCAAGCGGCGTATTCCTGCTGCCGCCGAACAATTCGTCAAAGATCTGCTGTTCCCTCTCTGGGACCTGAACCTTGATCTCGGCCATTCGGTTCGGACAATAGGTGATTGTCTTTCCCTCGCCAAAAAAGACTTTCAGGTTCTGGCATCCCTGCTGGACGCACGCCCCTTGGCAGGAGATGCCGAAGTAATTGAAACATTTCGCGAAGCCTTTGATCGCAAGGTGCTCCAGAAGAAAGGCCGTGTTTTTGCGGCCAGCCTGCGCGAGCACAACCTCATGCGCGCCCGAAAGTACGGGGATTCCACAGGACTGCTTGAACCGGAATTGAAGAATGGGCTTGGTGGGCTTCGGGATGGGCAACAGGTCTTCTGGCTTACACGGGTTATGGATTCCATGGGGCTTCCGCCCGTTTTTCTCCCGGAAGAGTTGTCACGGCTTCGGGAGGACCAGGCTTTTGTGAACAGGGCACGGACTGCTCTGCATCTTTCAGCCAAGCGAAAGACCGATCGTCTGTATTTCGATCTGCAACCACCCACGGCCCGAATGATGGGATTCGCCCCCCAACAGGCAACCCCCGATGCCACTGGCCGCAGCGTTGAATTCTTCCTCTCACGACTGCACCAGTCCATGACGCATATAAAAAGCATGCGGGAAACCCTGTTTCAGGAAGGATTTCCCCAACCGTTGAATACTCCCCCGGCCATCACTGCAACCAATGCCAAAGCCACGGCCAGCGGTATTTCATTCAAGGATCACGAACGCGTCACGGCCACTGATGTTCTGGATGCTTTTTACGATTCGGCAGTTACCGGTCTCCCCCTGACTTGGCAGGCTCGGCGTCTGATACGCGACAACCCCGGCCGATTCGCACGACAACTGATAGATAGAAGAGAAACCCTCGACCGCCTTGTGAACATTTTTCTCTGCCCGCAGGCCGGTGTTGCCTGCGCCGGGTTATTGGAAACCCGACTTCTGCCTGCCATATTTCCCGAGTTTAGCGATGTCGAGCACCTCATTCAATTCAATGACTACCATGTGCACCCTGTCGGAAGGCACACCATGGAAACCATTCGCACGCTATCGGAATTCATCAATTCCGGGGAGAGATGGTCTGCACAGATGGTTTCCGGTCTGAGGCGACTCGACATCCCCATCCTCGGGGCCTTTTTCCATGATCTCGGCAAAGGAGAAAGCGACCACTCGCGCACAGGTGCGACCATTGCCCTTGAAACCTTGCAGCGATACGGCCTGAGCAAAGCCGATGCCCGTGAAGTCGCCTTTCTGGTGGAGCACCATCTGCTGCTGCCCGAATACGCGACGCGACGCGATCTGACCGATGAACGAGTCCCAACCGAAGTGGCCGAACTTGTCGTCTCACGGGAACGACTCGACATGCTTTATCTGCTTTCGGTTGCCGATTCCATGGCGACCGGACCACGGGCTTGGAACAACTGGACTCGCTCCCTCTTTACCGAATTGTACAACAAGGTGCGTCGTCTTCTGGAGTATGGTCCCCTTTCCAAACCAGAAGCAGCCCGTCAATTGACAACGGCGAGAGAGAAGGTGCTGGCACTCAGCAAGGACTTGAATCCGGATTTCGTCAAAGGTGCGCTGGACGCCATGCCGCCTCGGATATTTCTTGCCATGGACCATACGTCCATCGCCACGCATCTGCCACTGGTACAGCGCCTTTGGGAGGCAGTCGCCCAAGACCGAATACGCAAGCCATCACGCATTGCGGGCAAAGGCGTCAATCTGATTGAGGCACGCCCGGCCAAGGTAAAGGGGACCTACCAACTTACCATTGCCGCTTTGGACCAGCCTGGCCTGTTCGTCACTATCGCCGGAGCACTGACCCTGCATGGCCTGAATATTCTTGCCGCCGATCTGTTCACATGGAAAGACGGCACGGCAGTGGATGTATTTACGGTGGGAGAACCACCCGAAAACCTCTTTGCCGATGAGGTATGGGCACGGGTCAGCCGGTCCATCAACTACGCACTGGTGGGTAAGCTTGATATTGCTTCCCGATTGGAAGACCGCAGAAAATCCCCTCTGACTAAGGGGCGCAAAGGTCCAAAGATGGCTCCCATCGTCAAGGTAGACAATGATTCCAGCGACTTCTACTCCATCATCGAAATCGCTGCCACGGACAAAATCGGCTTTCTCTTTGACATGGCGCGAGTGCTGACAAAGCACGGTGTCTCCATTCACCTGGCCAAAATCACCACCATCCGTGGTCGGGCCGCTGACATCTTTCATGTACGAGACACCCATGGCGGCAAGATCGTCGAAGAAAAGCGAATTGAGCAAATCACCAACGACCTGCTTCAAGCCCTATAA
- a CDS encoding P-II family nitrogen regulator — protein MKKIEIITRTFKLDEVKTALAGIGVKGMTVNEVKGFGRQGGHKEVYRGAEYQVDFVPKIKIDVVVEDDFAAEVVEAARQAAQTGQVGDGKIFVSPVDEVVRIRTGETGEEAI, from the coding sequence ATGAAAAAAATAGAAATAATTACCCGGACGTTCAAACTCGACGAGGTGAAAACCGCGTTGGCAGGCATCGGCGTCAAGGGAATGACCGTTAACGAAGTCAAAGGATTCGGCAGACAGGGCGGACACAAGGAAGTGTATCGTGGCGCCGAATACCAGGTCGACTTCGTCCCAAAAATCAAGATCGACGTGGTTGTTGAAGACGATTTCGCCGCTGAAGTTGTTGAGGCTGCCAGACAAGCGGCACAGACCGGACAGGTAGGTGACGGAAAGATATTCGTTTCTCCGGTTGATGAAGTCGTACGTATCCGAACAGGTGAAACAGGCGAAGAAGCCATTTAG
- a CDS encoding ammonium transporter encodes MNFVDNAFILICAALVMFMTPGLALFYGGLVRSKNVLSTIMHSFIMLGLVSVLWAICGYSLSFGSDIGGLIGGFDFAFLNGVGMDNTNSPADNLPHLTFMIFQCMFAVITPALISGAFAERMKFGGFMVFSALWLLLVYAPMCHWVWGGGWMGEMGALDFAGGAVVHMSSGAAALCCALLIGKRKGHGTTAFIPHNLPMTILGAGILWFGWFGFNAGSALAADGAAANAFVTTHMATAAAALSWIVAEWMHGGKATTLGAASGAVAGLVAITPAAGFVTPMWAIVLGLGAGIICYAGIMLKNKFGYDDALDVVGIHGVGGTYGALATGVFATIGAEGLIAGNANQLWIQFVSVVATWAFCFIMTFVIFKVVDATVGLKADNNEQDKGMDISEHSETGYQW; translated from the coding sequence ATGAATTTCGTAGACAATGCTTTCATTCTTATCTGCGCAGCCCTTGTTATGTTCATGACACCGGGGTTGGCGCTGTTTTACGGCGGGCTCGTCCGCTCGAAAAACGTTCTTTCCACCATTATGCACTCGTTCATCATGCTCGGACTGGTGTCCGTGCTGTGGGCCATATGCGGCTACTCGCTCTCGTTCGGTTCCGATATCGGCGGACTCATCGGCGGGTTTGACTTCGCATTCCTCAATGGCGTGGGCATGGACAACACCAACTCCCCGGCCGACAACCTGCCGCACCTGACCTTCATGATTTTCCAGTGCATGTTCGCGGTCATCACCCCCGCCCTCATCTCCGGTGCCTTTGCCGAACGGATGAAATTCGGTGGATTCATGGTCTTTTCCGCACTCTGGCTGCTCCTGGTTTACGCTCCCATGTGTCACTGGGTGTGGGGCGGCGGCTGGATGGGTGAAATGGGCGCCCTTGATTTCGCCGGTGGAGCTGTCGTTCACATGAGTTCCGGCGCTGCTGCCCTGTGTTGCGCGCTCCTCATTGGTAAACGCAAAGGCCACGGCACCACGGCATTCATCCCGCACAATCTTCCCATGACCATTCTTGGTGCGGGCATCCTGTGGTTCGGCTGGTTCGGTTTCAATGCCGGCTCCGCCCTCGCCGCAGACGGCGCTGCTGCCAATGCCTTTGTCACGACACACATGGCAACCGCCGCAGCCGCCCTTTCCTGGATCGTCGCCGAATGGATGCATGGCGGCAAAGCAACAACCCTTGGCGCAGCATCCGGTGCGGTTGCCGGACTGGTCGCCATCACCCCGGCTGCCGGTTTCGTCACCCCCATGTGGGCCATCGTGCTCGGCCTCGGCGCCGGTATAATCTGCTACGCAGGTATCATGCTCAAGAACAAGTTCGGCTATGACGATGCCCTTGATGTCGTTGGCATCCATGGCGTGGGCGGTACCTACGGTGCGTTGGCAACCGGCGTATTCGCCACCATCGGAGCCGAAGGTCTTATCGCCGGTAACGCCAACCAGCTCTGGATTCAGTTTGTTTCCGTCGTCGCGACCTGGGCCTTCTGCTTTATCATGACGTTTGTTATCTTCAAGGTAGTCGACGCCACTGTCGGACTCAAGGCTGACAACAATGAGCAGGATAAGGGCATGGACATCAGCGAACACAGCGAAACCGGATACCAGTGGTAA
- a CDS encoding asparaginase — MIFFTGGTIGMSPSEGVHGVTPGGNFQRLLDQLAPQEYNVSLRPVTWSDQPSPHMRPEDMFRLAREVEAELKNENVDGVVILHGTDVLAETAYMCDLVIDSDKPVILTGSMRYYSESGYDGIRNLINAVRACLLPIPPGTGTCVLMTDRLFTARDAVKVNSLNVDAFESREAGIVGYVAGENVILAGCPLHHKQRRKLRPESIEKNVALITSYTGMDRSLIDYAKHVGNKGLVIEGFGAGNVPPGIVPAIEDCVENGIPVVLATRCIEGGVWPIYGYPGGGADLQDKGVILCGRLGGPKARIRLMCALGLTSDMDQIRDLFEDV; from the coding sequence GTGATTTTTTTCACTGGCGGAACCATTGGGATGTCTCCCAGCGAAGGCGTCCACGGCGTTACTCCAGGTGGTAATTTTCAGCGGTTGCTCGATCAGCTTGCCCCTCAGGAATACAATGTGAGTCTGCGTCCGGTAACATGGTCGGATCAGCCCAGCCCGCACATGCGGCCCGAAGACATGTTCCGACTGGCGCGTGAGGTAGAGGCCGAACTGAAGAACGAGAACGTCGATGGAGTTGTGATCCTGCACGGTACCGATGTGCTCGCTGAGACAGCATACATGTGTGATCTCGTCATTGATTCTGACAAGCCCGTTATTCTGACCGGATCCATGCGGTACTATTCCGAGTCGGGGTATGATGGAATCCGAAATCTCATCAATGCGGTCCGGGCTTGTCTGTTACCCATTCCTCCCGGAACAGGCACATGTGTGCTCATGACCGATCGACTGTTCACGGCGCGTGATGCGGTCAAAGTCAACTCGCTTAATGTGGATGCCTTTGAATCACGCGAAGCGGGGATTGTCGGATATGTTGCGGGAGAGAATGTCATCCTGGCCGGATGCCCTTTGCACCACAAGCAGCGCCGCAAACTCAGGCCAGAATCCATCGAGAAAAATGTTGCTCTCATTACGTCATACACCGGGATGGATCGATCGCTTATCGATTATGCCAAACACGTCGGGAACAAAGGACTTGTCATAGAAGGTTTCGGTGCCGGTAATGTGCCGCCCGGTATTGTTCCGGCCATTGAAGACTGTGTCGAAAATGGTATCCCGGTTGTCCTTGCCACCCGTTGTATCGAGGGTGGGGTGTGGCCCATTTATGGATACCCCGGCGGCGGGGCTGATCTGCAGGACAAGGGAGTTATCCTGTGCGGAAGGTTGGGTGGTCCAAAGGCTCGAATCCGACTTATGTGCGCTCTTGGATTGACCTCTGACATGGATCAGATCCGTGACCTGTTTGAGGACGTTTAA
- a CDS encoding DEAD/DEAH box helicase: MTFSTFSFDKRIVAGIDACGYSTPTPIQNQTIPLILKGHDVMGLAQTGTGKTAAFGLPILQRLVSDSNKQRTPRVLILAPTRELAQQINDNLKSLAGQTGIRSSIVIGGVGMGPQIRAFKNSNIIVACPGRLVGLLSNGSVHLKGIDTLVLDEADRMLDMGFMPDIKRILSQLPAKRQNLLFSATMPKPILELTKRILVNPKTVRINTVSPVTSVEHTFYKTHTKGKGPLLENFLARGEHQNVLIFTRTKRKARSLSRLLESRGYKSTFLQGNMSQNQRDKALKGFRGGQFPIMVATDIAARGIDCDRITHVVNYDMPDTLETYTHRIGRTGRAGRSGSAISLVTHDDASQVRAISRIIDVTVKQTEGCDHRQDAKPTGTRKPRSSSNSRKPNQRSRRRPGQGQRAAA; the protein is encoded by the coding sequence ATGACCTTTTCGACATTTTCTTTTGATAAGCGCATCGTCGCAGGTATTGACGCATGCGGATATTCCACTCCCACTCCAATTCAGAACCAAACGATTCCGCTGATTCTCAAAGGCCACGACGTTATGGGATTGGCTCAGACCGGCACAGGAAAAACCGCCGCGTTTGGCTTGCCTATACTGCAGCGTCTTGTCTCTGACAGCAACAAGCAGCGTACGCCGCGTGTTCTGATCCTGGCTCCCACACGAGAGCTGGCCCAGCAGATCAACGACAACCTCAAGTCCCTTGCCGGACAGACAGGTATTCGTAGCTCCATCGTTATCGGCGGTGTTGGTATGGGACCACAAATTAGAGCTTTCAAAAATTCCAACATCATCGTGGCTTGTCCCGGCCGTTTGGTCGGTCTCCTGAGCAATGGCTCTGTCCATCTCAAGGGAATAGACACACTGGTTCTCGATGAAGCTGACAGAATGCTTGATATGGGCTTCATGCCTGACATCAAACGTATTCTGTCCCAGTTGCCGGCCAAGAGGCAGAACCTCCTGTTCTCGGCAACCATGCCCAAGCCCATTCTTGAGCTGACCAAGCGGATTCTGGTCAATCCGAAAACTGTTCGGATCAACACGGTCTCGCCGGTCACGAGTGTGGAGCATACGTTTTACAAGACGCATACCAAGGGCAAAGGTCCTCTTTTGGAGAACTTCCTTGCTCGGGGGGAACATCAGAATGTCCTGATTTTCACCCGAACCAAGCGCAAGGCCCGGAGTCTTTCCCGCCTGCTGGAGAGCCGTGGCTACAAGTCCACCTTCCTTCAAGGCAATATGAGCCAGAATCAGCGTGATAAAGCGCTGAAAGGGTTCAGGGGAGGCCAGTTCCCGATCATGGTAGCGACAGATATCGCAGCTCGCGGTATTGATTGTGATCGCATCACCCATGTCGTGAACTATGACATGCCCGATACCCTTGAAACCTATACGCACCGTATCGGCAGAACCGGCAGAGCCGGACGCTCCGGCAGTGCTATCAGCCTGGTAACCCATGATGACGCCAGTCAGGTGCGAGCCATCTCGCGCATCATCGATGTTACCGTTAAACAAACCGAAGGATGTGACCATCGGCAGGATGCAAAGCCTACCGGTACTCGCAAACCTCGATCTTCCTCCAATTCGAGGAAACCCAATCAGCGCAGCAGGCGTCGCCCCGGACAGGGACAGCGCGCAGCAGCCTGA
- a CDS encoding RNA recognition motif domain-containing protein has protein sequence MSKNLYVGNLAWSSTEDEVRTAFEAFGEVTSVKLIEDRETGRPRGFGFVEMSDDNAALEAVEALDGKDFGGRNIKVNEAKPRVERPRW, from the coding sequence ATGTCTAAGAACTTATACGTCGGCAATCTGGCTTGGAGCAGCACTGAAGATGAAGTACGCACCGCTTTTGAAGCATTTGGTGAAGTCACTTCTGTTAAACTTATCGAAGATCGTGAGACCGGTCGTCCCCGCGGTTTCGGCTTTGTCGAAATGAGCGACGACAATGCAGCTCTGGAAGCTGTTGAAGCTCTCGACGGTAAAGACTTCGGTGGCCGTAACATCAAGGTCAACGAAGCAAAGCCCCGCGTGGAACGTCCCCGCTGGTAG
- a CDS encoding phage capsid protein → MSTSIANSFVTEYTEMVHQSYQQRGSKLRNTVRLQTGVEGSKCVFQKVGKGAAGKKTRHGNVPLMNLNHSTVSCTLSDWYAAEYVDKLDELKDKQDEKKVAADAGAWALGRKIDELVIAKMSGAANVVAEAASGLTKDKILQAFGTLNANDVADDGHRFAVVGPHQWNELLNIEEFKSSDFSGEQYPWLAGTESRTWLGITWMFHTGLPLDAGSRSCFIYHRNAMGLAEGQEIKAFVDWVPEKAAHLVDHMLSAGSCLIDPEGIIEIKCDDDAVIV, encoded by the coding sequence ATGTCCACTTCCATTGCCAATTCATTTGTCACTGAATACACCGAAATGGTGCATCAGTCGTACCAGCAGCGCGGTTCCAAACTGCGAAACACCGTTCGCCTGCAGACCGGCGTCGAAGGCTCCAAGTGCGTCTTCCAGAAGGTAGGCAAGGGGGCTGCGGGTAAGAAAACCCGTCATGGCAACGTGCCCCTGATGAACCTCAACCACTCAACTGTCTCCTGTACCTTGTCTGACTGGTATGCAGCCGAGTACGTCGACAAACTCGATGAGCTCAAGGACAAGCAGGACGAGAAGAAAGTCGCAGCCGATGCCGGTGCATGGGCGCTGGGCCGCAAGATCGACGAGTTGGTCATCGCCAAGATGAGCGGTGCCGCCAATGTCGTGGCCGAGGCAGCCTCCGGCCTGACCAAAGACAAGATTCTTCAGGCGTTTGGCACACTCAATGCCAACGACGTGGCCGATGACGGCCATCGCTTTGCAGTGGTCGGTCCGCACCAGTGGAACGAACTGCTGAATATCGAAGAGTTCAAATCCAGTGACTTCTCCGGCGAACAGTATCCCTGGCTGGCCGGAACCGAGTCCCGCACCTGGCTGGGCATCACCTGGATGTTCCACACCGGCCTTCCCCTTGATGCTGGTTCCCGTTCCTGCTTCATCTACCATCGCAATGCCATGGGCCTTGCCGAAGGACAGGAAATCAAGGCCTTTGTTGACTGGGTGCCGGAAAAGGCGGCCCATCTGGTGGATCACATGCTTAGCGCAGGCTCCTGCCTCATCGATCCTGAAGGCATCATCGAAATCAAGTGCGACGACGACGCAGTCATCGTCTAA
- a CDS encoding MBL fold metallo-hydrolase: MQLTVLIDNNSLVGSYFVAEPGLSLLIEDGDSRILFDAGYSDGFLINARRMNTDLLKLNWIVLSHGHFDHTWGLDALIRHRFESISQKMDVSRPTLLAHPLVFDSKTVSNEPEIGMILSRDKLARHMDILDSTEPLWLTDKLVALGQIERIFDFEQSDPIGHRLTGGGSCDDTLPDDTALAYVEDEGLVIIAGCAHSGICNTVDHARRVTGEEKVHSIIGGLHLLDASTERLDATAAYLAGLNLESLYCCHCTDLAAKIHLASQCPVREVGSGTRLTF, encoded by the coding sequence ATGCAACTTACCGTACTAATCGACAACAATTCACTGGTCGGCAGCTACTTTGTCGCTGAACCCGGGCTTTCCCTGCTTATAGAAGATGGAGATTCACGCATTCTTTTTGATGCCGGATACTCCGATGGATTCCTGATCAATGCCCGCCGTATGAACACCGATCTGCTAAAACTGAACTGGATTGTCCTGTCTCACGGCCACTTTGACCACACATGGGGACTCGATGCCCTCATCAGGCACCGTTTTGAATCCATATCGCAAAAGATGGATGTTTCGCGGCCCACTTTGCTCGCCCATCCGCTGGTTTTTGACAGCAAGACTGTCTCCAACGAACCGGAAATCGGCATGATACTTTCACGGGATAAACTTGCACGGCACATGGATATTTTGGATAGTACTGAACCGCTCTGGCTGACTGACAAACTCGTGGCACTCGGCCAGATTGAACGCATTTTTGATTTTGAGCAGTCTGACCCCATAGGACACCGACTCACGGGCGGCGGTTCCTGCGACGACACACTGCCCGACGATACCGCCCTCGCTTATGTAGAGGATGAGGGGTTGGTGATCATTGCCGGATGCGCCCACTCCGGTATCTGCAACACCGTGGATCATGCTCGACGCGTAACCGGGGAGGAAAAGGTCCACTCGATAATAGGCGGGCTCCATTTGCTGGATGCGAGCACAGAGCGGTTAGACGCCACTGCTGCATACCTTGCCGGTCTGAATCTGGAATCACTGTACTGCTGCCACTGCACGGATCTGGCTGCCAAAATCCATCTCGCAAGCCAGTGTCCGGTTCGTGAAGTCGGCTCCGGTACGCGCCTTACATTCTAA